The region AAGACCCTCAACAGGCTTCCTCTCCCAAACAAAAGTGTAaaatcagagaaaagacagaagtcttgaatattaggaATATGGACAAGTATTGAAGGGAGAAATTCCAGGCCAGTCATTAAGTGATATTTCTGAGGAAGAGTAAATTAGGAGCTAAACACCAGGTTATTGGAAGTCGGTAAATAGCAGTGACACTCAGGAAGAGCCTGGAAACCAGAAATGTGGACCAGTAGGTCCCACAGGCCCAGAAACctgggatgtggggaaaaggctggaaatgtgtTCTGGTCAGTTTCTGAAATCAAACAAAAGGAGAGCTTGGAATGTAAGCTTTGCTTCCACAGAAATTGTAATTGCTTTCTGTAATGACTAACTGCCAGCTCTGCTTCTATAAATCTGCCTGCTTTCACGTGTGGTCACGCACaccacctgtgtgtggttttttccctttaaaagccCTGCTGTAGGAAAGCTCACCATGGCACTCTGCTATCCGACTAGCAGAGTGAGGTCCGGAGTGATAATAAAGACTCCTTGCCCTGCTTATCTGAGTTTGTGGTCATGTTTACAAGAATCGgagatacagggctgggaatatggcctagtggtaaaatgcttgcctcgtatagatgaagccctgggttcgattccttagcaccacatatatatagaaaaagccggaagtggcactgtggctcaagtggcagagtgctagccttgtgcaaaaagaagccagggacagtgctcagaaacaaacaaacaagaatcagGGATATGTCAAAAACCTATGCTGAAGCCACCCACTCCTGTCTATCTCTTCGTTGCCTCTTTGAGTCCAACACGCACTATAGAAAAGCACCTGGAAAATGATGTCTTctccttccgtgtgtgtgtgtgtgtgtgtgtgtgtgtgtgtgcacatgcatgcgtgcgccaggactagggcttgaaatcagggaacttgtgcttgtattcagggccttgcactctcacttggtttttttctctcaaggaaggaactctaccacttgaacagatccacttctggatctttggtaattaaatggtgagaaaagtttcacagactttcctgagtgGTTTCATAGACCTGAGTGGttctgagccatgatcctcagatctcagcctcctgagtagctgggattacagacgtgaactaTGCCAGCTATGAAACCCATTATTTGTGCAAGTACTAGAaactagtattttaaaataaatatatgctaaatttttttctaaagacaAAGGTATGATGAGAGAAGTGGAAAGAAGTGGAGGAATCGTAAGTGAGAATTACCAGAGCTGTCAAGAGTTTGTACCTCTCCCTGAAAGGCTAATGGGCTCATAAGCACCCAAGTGACAGATTGCCCAGTGTAGACACTGGGGCTGAGCAGAGAGTCGATCCCACTGACTGTTTTCATCTGTTTTTCAACTGACTGTTTCCATTACTATTCAGGAGGGACTCTTAAGTGGGTGCACCTTTGTCAGCATCTGCACTCGAGATGCTGATGCCCTGGGAGATGGGCAGCCAGGAAGCAACCTCCTCATGTGGCTGGCACAGCTTTCAGCCCAGAAACACCTGAGGCAGAATGGCTAGGTGGGTGAGGCTGTTCCTGACACACAGTGTGTCTGCCAGTCACCAGGAAGACAGGCACAATTTGCAGTAAAAAGGCTAGCTAggcagagactggggaaacatCTAATGACTGGACAAAGAGACAAGTTCTGACTGCAGGACATCCTGGGGTGGCATCGAGAGAAAGAGTGAGgcagacacaggtggctcacacctataatcatagctactcaggaggcagagatctaggatcacggttcaaagccaaacagggcaggaaagtccatgagactcatatccaacgaactaccagaaaaccaggaatggctcaaagtggtagagtgctagctaagagtgctagagtgctgagcaaaagaactcaggggcagcacccaggacctgagttcaagccccataactgacaaaaaaaggagagaaagaataaaagatctGTGgctctggaatcctagctacccaagtgccgagatctgagaatcaaggttcaataTCAGCATAGGCAGACAAAAtggtgaaacccttatctccaattagccaaaagaaaacaataacactATTACTGAAATGGGGAGGCTGGGTCTAGCAGCTGCCATCTTTGCCACGTGGTAGATAGGGAATTGGGTTAACTGGCCCCATCTTGTCTTCaaggtggaggaaggggaagtcccacatcccaggtgatgggcatacctgaattcctagaggcaaggGCAGGGACCTGGACAATAGGATACTGCACCTGTCAGTCCtatgccttgaacttgggagacttTCCAGTTCCTGTGACCCTGGCCCCTGCCCCTGACACTATTTAGGCCCTGACCAGCTCAGGCATTATGACACCATTCCTTGTCTCCTGTGTCTCCTGCCTGCTGGCTCTCTTCCAATTACAATATGATCCCACTTTAGCTCTCCATTGGGTTGatctgggttgttggtattgtttttctgctctttctgtcctctcctgctctcatggctcagttttctggcaGTATTGAGTGTATTTGAGGGGCTACAGGtctttgagataagagtccacCTGCAGGCActggctttccaataaagacccccaattcaacctctcaaaatgtggcttctctgtttctcgaGACTGAGAACACACAACATTCCCAGGGGAATCTTCAGCTCTACTGATCAGTGACAGCTGTCCAGTCTAATTCTGGAAGTATTTTGTGTATATGATTAGGATAGAGCAAATTAGTGAACATATTTGTATGGTGGAGAACCAAAGTTTTTATGTGGAAGGAGGAGACTGAAATACAAATAGGGGAAGCTCAAGAAGAATTTGGAGGAATTGACTCTGTGATTAAACATTCTTCTTGATGCACATTGCAGGAGTCTGGAAGCAATGGCCCTCAGTGACCCTGGGCACACAAGGTGATCAGGTCtgggtttcgtgtgtgtgtgtgtgtgtgtgtgtgtgtgtgtgtgtgtgtacgtatgtgttTGTATTCATGCAtgtgtgttggtagtggggcccagtgctgtctcttagctttttcactcaaggcttgcactctacacttgagcactcctctatttctgactttttttttctttttcaccaaaaagaaacttagagtcaattggagttaaaagtgttttggactctcctgcccaggctactttgaaccacaatcctcagatctcagccaccagtacccagctgaaaCACCTTGGGAgactatatatgatatatttttaaagcccTAAAAGAAGAATGTTATCTATTAAATGTAGAAGAAGTGCTATAATAGAGAACTCAGTAATTTTATAACCACAAGGAGCCAAAACTCATTCAGGCACAGATCATGAACAGACATAAAGTCAGTCCTGAAGAATTGGTGGTCAGATATTCACATGAATCTCAAAGCACCAGCCCTTTGATTACTTGCTACCTACAAAGGGAAGTGTTGTAATCTCTACAGTGCAGAAGCCAGTCAGTTGGCTGGCTGTGGCCTTGTGTTTGCTGACTTAGTGCCACAAAAGATGCACAAAATCAGCTCCaagttcccttcccctcctttcctttcaccTCCctacctctcctttcttctcttttctcctccctcccacttccttcccctcctttcccctctcttcccttcccttcccttcccatccctcctctcctcttccctctattcccctttccttccctatgtGGTATTTTTGACCAAAACCAACACAGCACAACAACAAATTCAGTCTGGACCTCCTTATGtggaaacaagaaacaaacaaatctaCAAAATGGGAAATTATAGGAGACAAATTAAATAAGGCTTAGTTCCTTCCAAATTGATAATGAAATggtaagaaaaaggcagaaattgtTGTACTGACTAAAGAGAGATAAAACCAAATCCAATGATATTTTCTTCACTGACTAAGTAGAGCAATAAAAGTTTATGCTAAAAACAATTGGGGAAATGTGACTATGGATGGGGAAATTGGTGATGTTACAGAATGAGCATTCATCTCAGGAATGGCCCAGGACTGTGACTGTAGGAGACACAATAAGTGATGGATTTAGGGCTGAAATACCATGATGTCTGCACTGATTTTCATGTGGGCCaatcaagaggggaaaaaaagctaagaatatagggaaaaaaaagcaaaagaagcaaaaTGTACTTGGAAGCCTGGAAAAGGGAGGATCAGGCAGAAACTTTCTTCAGAatccttctcaacccatagctggatGCATAGCCTGTCATCCCAGGCTATGTGAGAGGTTGAgaacaggaggatcaaggttccaggcaGAACCTTtctgccaggcagaaaagtccgaaaGGCTCCATGGCAGAAGCCAGAGGTCACAGGCACACAGCTATGATCCCAGAAATGATGGGAAGCTTCCTGTTGGCAGATCACAGCTCAAACATGCTCGaggaaaatgtgagaccctatctcaaaagcaaccagcaaaaatccTCTGGCATGAAgtcttggcttaagtggtagagcaccagcttagcaaGCATAAGTTTCCGGGTTCAAGTTAAAACTACGGGAAAAAAGCAACAAACCTTGCAATGTCCTTTGGCCCTGCCCTGTGGCTCTGCCCTGTTGTCCAGCTCTGCAGCTCTGCCCTGTtacctggcactgtggctcttccCGGCAGACCTGCCCTTTGGCACTACCCTGTGGCTCCAGCCCATAGCTACACCCATACACAGAGGCTTCATCCATCAGTCTCCAAAGCAGTGCTGAGCAGCCAACGGgtattttggattttcttttcatctttgccTGCATATGCGTGCAGAACCACAAACCACTGGGGACAGTACTTCCTTGTGTTTAGCACAAAAATGTATCATTCATTCATGattagggcttgcactcaagtcCTCTAAGCTTGAAcactttaccatctgagccatgttcCAAGCATTTCccctgtctgactttgaaccaggatcctcctgaTTAGCTGTTATTAATATGtgcaccactatgcctggccAGCCACCCATTTGGAGGAACCAAGTGTTAGGTTCTAATAAAACAAGACATTAATTAGGCCCTTTGTGAACTAAGTCCTAGGTGGTAGAAAGCGCATGAAAAGCCCAGCCAAGGGAGGATTCTAGCTTGTTCTTACTGCCTCTTCTGGGTCTAACCTCTCCTCGACGCTCACTGACTCCCTCTAGTGTTGGTTTTGGAAAGTGTGCCTACTTCCTCCCCAAAGCCTCTGTTTcttcccttcctgcctgccttcctcaagTCCggactcttcttccttctccagcatttgcctttcattttaaaaaattctggtcctaaggcttgacttagggcctgggcactgtctctgagtattttttttttttttttgctcaagactagcactcccaATTGAgctaaagctctacttctggcttctttggtagtttatttgagataagagtttcatgaactttcctgccggggctggctttcaacctcaaccctcagatctcaggctcctgagtagctaggaatacaggcatgagccaccaacacccaacttcaaatatttgttttgagTAACTATTGCAGCCACCCCAATCTACCCAGTCTTCCTGGACTATGAAAAATATCTTCCTTTAgcctaggcaaaagaaagaatCCTATAGGTCCATTTTCTTCTGGGCGCTGCAGCCAGTCTGCATCTGCCACAGGAGCACAATCTGGGGCCCAGGCCCCTTCTCGGGCACCCAGGAGAACCAGTATTCCATCCATTCCCTGTCTAGCATCACCTGTGGTCGATGATACAGCAGGAGAAGCTTCAGACTCCTTCAAATAGCCACTTCACTTTCAGTCATCTCTGAGGAGGAGCTACACATCcttgcaaacttttctttctggaaattgCTCTTCACTTGCCATGATGTGTTTTCCACAATAAGCCAAACATGCCTAGGTGTGCTAGGGTCCCTCTGCCCATATGAGctgttcctcctccttctgcatCAGCCCAAGCTCTACCCACCCTACTATACACACTGCTTCCCAATGGGCTATGCATCCCCAGTGCTCCCAAGACCCAAGGCACACATGATTGGTCCTGCCCTGGCACTCTGTGGCTTTCCACTGGGCATCCTAGAGTCCCCTGTAGCCGCCTCTTTTCTTAGCCCAGTACCTGGCCTAGAGCTATGCCTATTCATTCAATCAACACATATGTGGGTACTGGGATCTAGGTACTTGTGCCAAGTTCTGGGGCTATAGAGATGAAAAGGAAGACCTCCCCCCATGGAGCTGACATTTTAGGGAGCACACTATAAAAATGAAGATATGTGAATGTCATCTAATGTCAACGAGCagaaagagctttaaaaaaaaatctaacccaGGATATGTGCTGGAAAGCCCAAGCCTTTggctagggtgtgtgtgtgtgtgtgtgtgtgtgtgtgtgtgtgtgtgtgtgtactgtcctgttgtttgaactcagctcctgggcACCTAagcaccttttgctcaaggctaggacatttccacttgagccacagctccacttctgacttttttaggGGGgcggttacctggagataagaggctcacagactttcctgcctgggctgactgaattgccatcctcacatctcagcctcctgagtagctaggatgacaggcatggaccaccagtgcccagctttggctATCACACTTTGTGGTCTCACTCTCATGACACTTGCCCACTGGTacaaagaaggggagagggagaaaagggagcaGGTCACACTGCCCTGAGAGAAAGCCAGGGCTCAGCAAGACAGGAGAGCAACGAGCCCCCGCTGACATCATTGCAGTCGGTCTCACCTGGAGCTTCTTTTCTTGCGCACGCTGGTGTCTAGACAGAGGAAACAGGGCATGAGAGAGGGTCCTGTGACACCGCTCAATCCCTCAGGGCCACTGCAAGCCAGGGTCATGGGGGCAGTGCTGAGAGGCTCCCAGCCGCCACTTGCCAGAAGGTGGGCTGCAGCTGGCCTTTGGTACAGTTAATGCATCTCTGTTCAGGTCTCATCACTGCCCCCCCCCAGAGGTGGCACTAAGAGGTGGCACAGAGGTGGGACCAAACAATCCCTAAAGCTTCTTTATCTCCCCAAATCTTCCTTCTACTTTTAGCCTGGGgttcccttcctttctcacttcctgaagaagcctgtggggtgACATAGGACTGTTTCCTTCCCCTTGTAGGGGTACAAAATCTCCGTGCCTGAGATGAATCGAGTCCCTCATGTCCGGGACAAGTAGCAAGAAATCAATATCTTGGGTATCCCCCCGTGCTGCACCCAGCCTCTGGCCCAGACccctctatatctatctatctatctatctatctatctatctatctatctatctatacatacatacatacatacatacatacatacatactacatacatatatatagagagagagcacatgcacacacacacactcacatgcacacacaccagtaactcagggccttacactcttgcttggctttttccactcaaggttaacattctaccacttgtgccacacctcctcttctggctttttttctggctaattggagataagagactcatggactcttctgcccaggttggcttcaaacctatgatccttagatctcagcctcctaagcagccaggactacaggcgtgagccaacaacACCTGGTTCTATATACCTTTATGGTCAGATTTTTCCAGTCAAAATTCTCTAAGGGTACCAAACACCTCCCAGAACATTCATAGTCATTGCATTGAATCTACTTTAGGAAGCTGGAAACACATTTCAGGGGCAGAGTGCTTGGCTGGTGTGCTCAGGTCCTGGCATCCGCCCTCAGAACAGCAAAAGAAAGATTAGAGTCTAACACAACAGCAGATGCATTGTGGGTGATATTTTGGAACAAAAGAACACAAATCAGTGCTGCATTCTGCTAGTCCACCGCCGTGCTCCTGCTTAGGTTCTGCTTAAGGAGGCTGGTTTCCTGCAGATCCTCAGGATGTGGTCTGCTCTGTGGCTCTCCCACGTGCAGCAGTGTTTGGATCATGAGGGGCCACCCAGCACGGCTCTGAGCAGGACTTGCACGATTTGGCAGACATCACAGCACCAATATCCACCATGCTTCCTTGAATTAAGGAAACAAATTCCTGCTTGAAGCCAACTTCAGGTCTTCTTCCCATCTTTCTCCAAGGAGACCTGGCTCTCAGGAATATcaggaacaatggaacagaacagcatgaagagagaaacagagcaCAGTGACAAGAGACAGATactgaggaggaagggaagatgcaGACAAAGGACATATAGAGACCAAGCACTGgtgatcatacctgtaattctagctactcaggagacttaagatctgaggatcagtgttctgagccagcttgggcagaaaagtccatgagactctaatctccaattaaccacaaaaaactggaagtggaacagggattcaaaaaactggaagtggaacaagtactagccttgagcacaaaagctcagggacagtacacaggcctggaattcaagtcccagggctagcaaaaaaaaaaaaaagacacagaagtGGGGCAGGGAATGTCGGGGAGATACCTTATCTCTTCTGCCTGGAGTGTGTTGGGCTCTGTGCTCTGGGTTTTATTCTTCCTCTGGTCTTTGACATGGCATTGTCCTCCATGCCTCAGGCTAGGTGGCTAGGCAGAATAGGACATCATTCAAAGTTTTATGTgtcagggctgggactgtggcttagtggtagagtgcttgcctagcatgcatggagccctgagtttgattcctcagcaccacataaacagaaaaacccagaagtggtgctgtggctcaagtggtagccttgagcaaaaagaagtcagggacagtgctcaggccctgagtcaaagccctggtactggggaaaaaaagttttatgtGTCAAAGATGATCCCTAAGTGGGGCATGAGGGGCCATTTGAAGGTGGGACCTAGTGGGAAGTCTGAGGGTTCAGAGATGAGCCTTCAAGTGAGATTATAAAGTTCTCTCTCTTAGCTTCCTCCACCACATAGACCTTGCATGGTATTTTGTGCCACCAGAAGTCCCAAGGTCACAGGGTTGATCATTCCTGGATTGAAACTTTGAGACTGTGAACCAAGCTgggcactgagatctgagggtcacagttcaaggtcagccagagcagaaaagtacacaaaagtcttagttccaatgaaccagcaaaaaaaaaacaaaaaaaacaaaaaaaaaacaaaaccagaagtggaggtagtggaggtatggctcatgtggtagaacaccagccttgagaaagaaaaaaagccaagttagatcatgagaccttgagttcaagccctacagggGGTACAAACATGCACAACAAAAAACTGTGAGCCAGTATAAACATTTCATCTTTTATAAGCTGACTACCTCAGGTCTTTCGTCATAGCTGACCCATGCAGACTAATACACTTTCCTCCGTGGGCCAGGCAGCATGGGGTCTGTGGTGTTGGGTGTCTTGGGGCCCTTACCACTGGTGCACAGCAGGGTACTCTTGAGGTCTGTAGAGTCATTATCACACAGGTGCTTCCTGATCATGCAGATCTTCAGGACCAGGAAGCCAGCCAATATGGCAACGCCCAAGGCAGTTCCGATGACAGCGTATCTGACATCTGCAGCCCAGAATGGAGATACTCACATCTCACCACTCTGCCAATGGCTCTGGATGGCATCTAGCGTCCTGTGCTGGTCCCTGCCCACCACACTCCACCCCACCGTGGCCAGCCAAGTTCTCCATGCTTCCCCTGGCTTctatctgggaatgtgttcccagtGCTTCAAGCCCTGGTGATGGGTAGCTTACTAACTGGCCTCTTGTAGCTCTGCCTTCATTATCTCTTCATTAATTCATTGATTCACATATGGACTATGTGTTTACTGCCTGGTTTACTGCAAGCACACTATAGAAAGGTCCAAGTTTGGGAGGCCTGGAATCAGCAGGGGGAGACTAACAAAGAAGTCATGAGAGTCACATGACAGTTGGGGTTTGGGGAGTCCAAGAGGCTTCTCAGAGAAAGAGAGTCGCAGATCACAACTTGCCAGTGAGGCCTGCCCGAGGGGAAAGGGAGGCACTGTGCCAGCATTGAGACAAGTGCTTGAGGGGCCAGGAGCAGGCTCAGCCCGCCACCTAGGGACACTCGGCTGCAGTGCAGGGCATTGTGGGTAGTGGAGCTGTCAATCAGCCATAGAGAGCAGACATGAGGTCTTGTGTTCTCATTAAGGGCAGGATCTACTGCAGACCTGGCTCCCAAGATAAAGCTGTGCTAGCGACTCAGATGGGCCTGCAGATGAACATGACCTTGGTTCTGTGTGCTGACCAGCAGGAGACCAACCCCAGCACCCACTTGTGGACAAGATGGAAGGCTACCTACCAATTTCAGGCCCTGCAGACTTGCCTGTGGCCAATACTTGAGCTCCTCCAACATCTACAAGAAAGAAAACCCAGAGTCTGGTTAGACACTCAGGGCAGCATTGAGGAAGAGTGGGGAGATCTCGCTGGCTCCTGGGCATCACACAGACCTGGAGCCTCACTGGGATCTCAGTACCTTCCTTAGAGCCTGTCGGGCTCGGGTCACCTCCCCTGGCGCagagatcaaggctcagctatgcttctaacaactccctttctcaccctctcccctggtcacccgacccgcaggtaaggccagggtggagtgggggagtcaGCACAGACCTCAAGTGCACGCAGTCGAATGAGAAcgcttacctccctccttacccttgaagagaacgcttacctccctccttacccttgaagaaagccaggcatacgtggatctcggagatgcttcaagagcaatctgatttattaaggcgggggcaaggactaatatggtaggaggggacgagagaaggcgatcggccaggacgctgatgatAGGCTGCAAGCTTAcaatatgaccccctcatgagctaacgtcactcggaaagcgccaggccagggggagactgggggcgcatgggctggcgagaaagtttgggggctgttcacaaagccggttcttctagttctggacccagagaattgtggcctgcttccgcattccccagggctgggggaagggcggcatctccgGAGAactcccaatgcccatcccccgtcaagtccaaaagCTGGATCCCAACAAGAGCCCAcacctggccaggtgctggtggctcatgcctgtaatcgtagatactcaggaggctgagatctgaggatggtggttcaaagccagcctaggcaggaaagtttgtgagattcttacttccaattaaccaccactgaaaagccagaagtggagctgtgctttacatggtagagggct is a window of Perognathus longimembris pacificus isolate PPM17 chromosome 2, ASM2315922v1, whole genome shotgun sequence DNA encoding:
- the Tmem273 gene encoding transmembrane protein 273 isoform X2 — its product is MCSGSHILRALFFLLDVGGAQVLATGKSAGPEIDVRYAVIGTALGVAILAGFLVLKICMIRKHLCDNDSTDLKSTLLCTSETPR
- the Tmem273 gene encoding transmembrane protein 273 isoform X1, producing the protein MCSGSHILRALFFLLDVGGAQVLATGKSAGPEIDVRYAVIGTALGVAILAGFLVLKICMIRKHLCDNDSTDLKSTLLCTSGKGPKTPNTTDPMLPGPRRKRRPGD